One part of the Vicia villosa cultivar HV-30 ecotype Madison, WI linkage group LG6, Vvil1.0, whole genome shotgun sequence genome encodes these proteins:
- the LOC131611999 gene encoding pentatricopeptide repeat-containing protein At2g38420, mitochondrial: MVRNPLSKTANKYLRKFRKWPHSPYKTSWHHNFGEQQAMQILKQATTQPQPQNNNDPFLLTTLVNSFKAYHTDPTPKAYFFLIKTLTKNNPSQLHEIPHILNHLEHNEKFETPEFVFMYLIRFYGNADRVHDAVELFFRIPRFRCTPTVCSLNLLLSLLCRKRDCLKMVPDILLKSQQMKIRLEESSFRVLIKALCRIRRVDYAVKIMNCMIDDGYGLDDKICSLIVSSLCEQNDLTSVEALFVWGNMRRLGFCPGVMDCTNMIRFLVKEGKGKDALEILNQLKEDGVKPDIVCYTIVLSGIVKEGDYVKLDELFDEILVLGLIPDVYTYNVYINGLCKQNNFDEALKITVSMETLGCKPNVVTYNTLLGGLCMKGDLGKAKRVMKEMRFKSVEPNVHTYRIMLDGLVGKGEIDEACVLLDEMLEKCFYPRSSTFHSIIVQMCQKGLITDAVVLMNRIVDKSFVPGGKVWEALILNLGSKVVYSETTFVGLLSTK; encoded by the coding sequence ATGGTTCGAAACCCTTTATCCAAAACCGCAAACAAATACCTCAGAAAATTCAGAAAATGGCCACATTCCCCTTACAAAACTTCATGGCATCACAATTTTGGTGAACAACAAGCCATGCAAATTCTCAAACAAGCCACCACTCAACCCCAACCACAAAACAACAACGACCCTTTTCTTCTCACCACTCTTGTTAACTCTTTCAAAGCCTATCACACTGACCCAACTCCAAAAGCTTACTTTTTTCTCATCAAAACCTTAACCAAAAACAACCCTTCACAGTTGCATGAAATCCCTCACATTCTCAACCATCTTGAACATAATGAGAAATTCGAAACACCTGAGTTTGTGTTTATGTATCTTATTAGATTCTATGGTAATGCTGATAGGGTTCATGATGCTGTTGAGTTGTTTTTTAGAATTCCTAGGTTTAGATGCACACCAACTGTTTGTTCTTTGAACTTGCTGCTTTCGTTGCTTTGTAGGAAGAGGGATTGTCTCAAAATGGTTCCGGATATTTTGTTGAAGAGTCAGCAGATGAAAATCCGGCTTGAGGAATCGAGTTTTCGGGTTTTGATTAAGGCCTTGTGTAGGATTAGGAGAGTTGATTATGCTGTTAAGATAATGAACTGTATGATTGATGATGGTTATGGTTTGGATGATAAGATatgttctttgattgtttcttcgTTGTGCGAGCAAAATGATTTGACTAGTGTCGAGGCTTTGTTTGTTTGGGGTAATATGAGGAGGCTAGGGTTTTGTCCTGGTGTGATGGATTGTACGAATATGATTAGGTTTTTGGTGAAGGAAGGGAAGGGGAAGGATGCTTTGGAGATTCTGAATCAGCTGAAGGAAGATGGAGTGAAGCCTGATATTGTTTGTTATACTATTGTTTTGAGTGGGATTGTTAAAGAAGGTGATTATGTGAAATTAGATGAGTTATTCGATGAAATACTTGTATTAGGACTGATTCCTGATGTTTATACATACAATGTGTATATAAATGGTTTGTGTAAGCAGAATAATTTCGATGAGGCGCTTAAGATTACGGTTTCTATGGAAACATTAGGATGCAAACCAAATGTGGTTACTTACAATACTCTATTGGGTGGATTGTGCATGAAAGGGGATTTAGGGAAGGCGAAGAGGGTAATGAAGGAGATGAGGTTCAAGAGTGTTGAGCCGAACGTGCATACGTATAGGATCATGCTTGATGGTTTGGTTGGTAAAGGCGAGATTGATGAAGCTTGTGTTTTGTTGGATGAAATGTTGGAGAAGTGTTTTTATCCAAGATCTTCAACATTTCATAGTATCATAGTTCAAATGTGCCAAAAGGGTTTGATCACTGATGCAGTTGTGTTGATGAATAGAATTGTTGATAAGAGTTTTGTTCCAGGAGGTAAGGTTTGGGAAGCATTGATTCTTAACTTAGGATCTAAGGTTGTGTATTCAGAAACCACGTTTGTTGGATTGTTGAGCACAAAATAA